In Luteimonas viscosa, the following proteins share a genomic window:
- a CDS encoding citrate synthase, translating into MSDPVVLNAGGKSVDLPVLKPTLGNDCVDISKLTKETGLFTYDSGFTATASCKSAITYIDGENGVLLYRGYPIEQLAEHSSFLEVAYLLMNGELPDKAEFAKFEHEVTHHTMMHESLKNFLHGFHYDAHPMAMLAGTVASLSAFYHDTLDLEDPAQRRLAAIRLIAKVPTLAAAAYRYSIGWPIRYPRNNHEYVDRFLHMMFEVPSEPLELNPVVAKALDLLFILHADHEQNASTSTVRLVGSTGANPYACIAAGITALWGPAHGGANEAVLKMLEEIGDPKNVESAIARAKDKESGFRLMGFGHRVYKNFDPRAKIIREMTHKVLGELGVDDPLLEVAMRLEEAALKDDYFIQRKLYPNVDFYSGIIYKALKIPTEMFTVMFAIGRTAGWVAHWLEQQVDPEAKIGRPRQIYTGSDVRDYVPVGKR; encoded by the coding sequence GTGTCAGATCCTGTCGTGTTGAACGCTGGCGGCAAGTCCGTCGACCTGCCCGTCCTGAAACCCACGCTCGGCAACGATTGCGTCGACATCTCGAAGCTGACGAAGGAAACCGGACTCTTCACCTACGATTCCGGCTTCACCGCGACCGCCAGCTGCAAGTCCGCCATCACCTACATCGATGGCGAGAACGGCGTGCTGCTGTACCGCGGCTACCCGATCGAGCAACTGGCCGAGCACTCCAGCTTCCTGGAAGTGGCCTACCTGCTGATGAACGGCGAACTGCCGGACAAGGCCGAGTTCGCGAAGTTCGAGCACGAGGTGACGCATCACACGATGATGCACGAGTCGCTGAAGAACTTCCTGCACGGCTTCCACTACGACGCACATCCGATGGCGATGCTGGCGGGCACCGTGGCGTCGCTCTCGGCCTTCTACCACGACACCCTCGACCTCGAGGATCCCGCGCAGCGGCGCCTGGCCGCGATCCGCCTGATCGCCAAGGTGCCGACCCTCGCCGCCGCCGCCTACCGCTATTCGATCGGCTGGCCGATCCGCTACCCGCGCAACAACCACGAGTACGTCGACCGCTTCCTGCACATGATGTTCGAAGTGCCGAGCGAGCCGCTGGAGCTCAACCCGGTGGTGGCCAAGGCGCTGGACCTGCTGTTCATCCTGCACGCCGACCACGAGCAGAACGCCTCGACCTCGACCGTGCGCCTGGTCGGCTCTACCGGGGCGAATCCCTACGCCTGCATCGCCGCCGGCATCACCGCGCTGTGGGGTCCTGCGCACGGTGGCGCCAACGAGGCGGTGCTGAAGATGCTCGAGGAGATCGGCGATCCGAAGAACGTCGAGTCCGCGATCGCCAGGGCCAAGGACAAGGAATCGGGCTTCCGCCTGATGGGCTTCGGCCACCGCGTCTACAAGAACTTCGACCCGCGCGCCAAGATCATCCGCGAGATGACCCACAAGGTGCTGGGCGAGCTGGGCGTGGACGACCCGCTGCTGGAAGTGGCGATGCGGCTGGAGGAAGCGGCGCTGAAGGACGACTACTTCATCCAGCGCAAGCTCTACCCCAACGTCGATTTCTACAGCGGCATCATCTACAAGGCGCTGAAGATCCCGACCGAGATGTTCACCGTCATGTTCGCCATCGGCCGCACCGCCGGCTGGGTCGCGCACTGGCTGGAGCAGCAGGTCGATCCGGAGGCGAAGATCGGTCGCCCGCGCCAGATCTACACTGGCAGCGACGTGCGCGACTACGTGCCGGTCGGCAAGCGCTGA
- a CDS encoding type B 50S ribosomal protein L31: protein MKADIHPDYREVVFQDVTSDFRFLTRSTLAASTKETVKWDDGNEYPLVKIDVSSATHPFYTGQNKIVDTSGRIDKFKRRYAK, encoded by the coding sequence ATGAAGGCCGACATCCATCCCGATTACCGTGAAGTCGTCTTCCAGGACGTGACCTCGGATTTCAGGTTCCTGACCCGCTCCACGCTGGCCGCTTCCACCAAGGAAACGGTCAAGTGGGACGACGGCAACGAATACCCGCTGGTGAAGATCGACGTGTCCTCGGCGACGCATCCGTTCTACACCGGCCAGAACAAGATCGTCGACACCAGCGGCCGCATCGACAAGTTCAAGCGCCGCTACGCGAAGTAA
- a CDS encoding nucleoside hydrolase, protein MPNPLPLLIDTDPGVDDALALLMAFDDPAHEIVGLTIAAGNVGLAHTVANALKLCEVAGREDVPVFAGCAAPLLHAAPDAAYVHGQDGFGDTGYAPATRTAAAEHAALAIVRLSHAHAGRLLLVALGPLTNLALALKLDPTLPQRVARLVVMGGAVTAHGNITPAAEFNAYFDPEAARIVFDAFPRFDLADWEATVAHGLPHPEVEAWLGVGSERARFYESISRQTRRWSIDRRGDRWFAADALAMAWALAPEGAVEAVERPLEVCLDPGPARGATVVDWNRQTGHPDRARILMKYDQAAFEARVRAALAAG, encoded by the coding sequence ATGCCCAACCCCCTTCCCCTGCTCATCGATACCGATCCCGGCGTCGACGACGCACTCGCGCTGCTCATGGCCTTCGACGATCCAGCGCACGAGATCGTCGGCCTGACCATCGCCGCCGGCAACGTGGGCCTGGCGCACACCGTCGCCAATGCGCTGAAGCTGTGCGAGGTGGCCGGGCGCGAGGATGTGCCGGTATTCGCCGGCTGCGCCGCGCCGCTGCTGCATGCCGCGCCCGACGCGGCCTACGTGCACGGACAGGACGGCTTCGGCGACACCGGCTACGCACCCGCCACCCGCACCGCCGCCGCCGAGCACGCCGCGCTCGCCATCGTGCGCCTGTCGCACGCGCACGCCGGCCGGCTGCTGCTGGTCGCGCTGGGGCCGCTGACCAACCTCGCGCTGGCGCTCAAGCTCGACCCGACCCTGCCGCAGCGCGTCGCGCGGCTGGTGGTCATGGGCGGCGCCGTGACCGCGCACGGCAACATCACCCCGGCGGCCGAGTTCAACGCCTATTTCGACCCGGAGGCTGCGCGCATCGTGTTCGACGCCTTCCCCCGGTTCGACCTCGCCGACTGGGAGGCCACCGTGGCGCACGGCCTGCCCCATCCGGAAGTCGAAGCCTGGCTGGGCGTGGGTTCGGAACGCGCGCGCTTCTACGAATCGATCTCCCGCCAGACCCGCCGCTGGTCCATCGATCGCCGCGGCGACCGATGGTTCGCGGCCGACGCGCTGGCGATGGCCTGGGCGCTGGCGCCGGAAGGCGCTGTCGAGGCCGTCGAGCGGCCGCTCGAGGTCTGCCTCGACCCCGGGCCGGCCCGGGGGGCGACCGTGGTCGACTGGAACCGCCAGACCGGGCATCCGGACCGGGCGCGGATCCTCATGAAGTACGACCAGGCGGCCTTCGAGGCCCGGGTCCGCGCCGCGCTGGCGGCTGGCTGA
- the recG gene encoding ATP-dependent DNA helicase RecG has product MAKPAPALAATGDIGLTALPGVGKAVAEKLAARGLHTLQDLWLHLPRQYEDRTRITPIRALQPGIAAQVEGRVEAVERGFRYRPTLRVALGDDSRATIVLRFFHFRSQQVNQFQVGARVRAYGTPRPGQIGLEIVHPSYRVLDQTDTDGLGEALDPVYPVVEGIGPATLRRLVAQALDRLPDEGVLELLPARHLEQSGLPSLRDALLTLHRPPRDADVGALLAGTHPAQRRLAMEELLAHHLSLRRQRIALQAHAAPVLADDGGRVRALLDALPFSLTAAQQRVFDEIRTDLAMPRPMLRLVQGDVGSGKTVVAALAALLAIGSGRQAALMAPTELLAEQHLANLRGWLEPLGVRVAWLAGKVSGRARSAVLAEAASGAAQLVVGTHALMQEGVLFRDLALAIVDEQHRFGVHQRLALRDKGAADGIVPHQLVMTATPIPRTLAMAAYADLDVSAIDELPPGRTPVQTVVLGAARRPELVERIRAACAEGRQAYWVCTLIDESDEVVAQAAQTTLEQLTASLPELRVGFVHGRMKAGDKQATMLAFKRGEIDLLVATTVIEVGVDVPNASLMIVENAERLGLSQLHQLRGRVGRGSAASSCVLLYQPPLSSMARQRLETMRSTSDGFVIAEKDLELRGPGELLGTRQTGLADFRIADIVRDADLLPDIHRIGDTLLRDTPDIADRLVDRWIGGAARYAAA; this is encoded by the coding sequence ATGGCGAAGCCCGCGCCCGCGCTCGCGGCCACCGGTGACATCGGCCTGACCGCGCTGCCGGGGGTCGGCAAGGCAGTGGCGGAGAAACTCGCGGCGCGCGGCCTGCACACCCTGCAGGACCTGTGGCTGCACCTGCCCAGGCAGTACGAGGACCGTACCCGGATCACGCCGATTCGCGCGCTGCAGCCGGGGATCGCGGCGCAGGTGGAAGGGCGTGTGGAGGCGGTCGAGCGTGGTTTCCGCTACCGCCCGACGCTGCGCGTCGCGCTCGGCGACGACTCGCGCGCCACGATCGTGCTGCGCTTCTTCCATTTCCGTTCGCAGCAGGTGAACCAGTTCCAGGTCGGTGCGCGCGTACGCGCGTACGGCACGCCGCGTCCGGGACAGATCGGACTGGAGATCGTGCACCCGAGCTATCGCGTGCTCGACCAGACCGACACCGACGGGCTCGGCGAGGCATTGGACCCGGTGTACCCGGTGGTGGAGGGGATCGGTCCCGCGACCCTGCGCCGCCTGGTCGCGCAGGCGCTCGACCGGCTGCCGGACGAGGGCGTCCTGGAGCTGCTGCCCGCGAGGCACCTCGAGCAGAGCGGGCTGCCTTCATTGCGCGATGCGCTGCTGACCCTGCACCGGCCGCCGCGCGATGCGGATGTCGGGGCGCTCCTGGCCGGGACGCATCCGGCGCAGCGCAGGCTCGCGATGGAGGAGCTGCTCGCGCATCACCTGAGCCTGCGTCGGCAGCGGATCGCGCTGCAGGCGCATGCCGCGCCCGTGCTGGCCGACGACGGCGGACGCGTGCGTGCACTGCTCGACGCGCTGCCGTTCTCGCTCACCGCCGCGCAGCAACGGGTGTTCGACGAGATCCGTACCGACCTGGCCATGCCGCGGCCGATGCTGCGGCTGGTGCAGGGCGACGTCGGCAGTGGCAAGACCGTGGTCGCCGCCCTGGCCGCGCTGCTGGCGATCGGCAGCGGCCGGCAGGCGGCGCTGATGGCGCCGACCGAGCTGCTGGCCGAGCAGCATCTTGCCAACCTGCGCGGCTGGCTGGAACCGCTGGGTGTGAGGGTCGCCTGGCTCGCCGGCAAGGTCTCCGGACGCGCACGCAGCGCGGTGCTGGCCGAGGCCGCCAGTGGTGCAGCGCAACTGGTCGTGGGCACGCATGCGCTGATGCAGGAGGGCGTGCTGTTCCGCGACCTTGCGCTCGCGATCGTCGACGAGCAGCATCGCTTCGGCGTGCACCAGCGCCTGGCGTTGCGCGACAAGGGCGCCGCCGACGGCATCGTCCCGCACCAGCTGGTGATGACCGCCACCCCGATCCCGCGGACCCTGGCCATGGCGGCCTACGCCGACCTCGACGTCTCCGCCATCGACGAGCTTCCGCCGGGACGCACGCCGGTGCAGACGGTGGTGCTCGGCGCGGCACGCCGTCCGGAACTGGTCGAGCGCATCCGCGCGGCCTGCGCGGAAGGCCGCCAGGCGTACTGGGTGTGCACCCTGATCGACGAGAGCGACGAAGTCGTCGCGCAGGCCGCGCAGACCACCCTGGAACAGCTGACCGCGTCGCTGCCGGAGCTGCGCGTGGGGTTCGTGCACGGGCGAATGAAGGCCGGGGACAAGCAGGCGACAATGCTGGCGTTCAAGCGCGGCGAGATCGACCTGCTGGTGGCGACCACGGTGATCGAGGTCGGGGTCGACGTGCCCAACGCCTCGCTGATGATCGTCGAGAACGCGGAACGCCTCGGCCTGTCGCAACTTCACCAGTTGCGCGGGCGGGTGGGGCGGGGGAGCGCGGCGTCGAGCTGCGTGCTGCTGTACCAGCCGCCGCTGTCGTCGATGGCGCGACAGCGGCTGGAGACCATGCGCTCGACCAGCGACGGTTTCGTCATCGCCGAAAAGGACCTGGAACTTCGCGGACCCGGCGAACTGCTCGGGACGCGCCAGACCGGACTGGCGGATTTCCGCATCGCCGACATCGTCCGCGACGCGGACCTGCTGCCGGACATCCATCGCATCGGCGACACGCTGCTGCGCGATACGCCGGACATCGCCGACCGGCTGGTCGATCGCTGGATCGGCGGCGCTGCGCGCTATGCCGCCGCCTGA
- a CDS encoding RidA family protein, whose amino-acid sequence MPRIPIQTDAAPSAIGPYSQATRAGNTVFFSGQIPLDPATGEVVEGGIDAQARRAFDNLKAVAAAAGGSMADIARVGLYLTDLSQFAAVNAVMAEYFESPYPARSTIEVSALPKGVLFEVDAVMVLD is encoded by the coding sequence ATGCCGCGTATCCCGATCCAGACCGATGCCGCGCCTTCCGCGATCGGCCCCTATTCCCAGGCGACGCGCGCCGGCAACACGGTGTTCTTTTCCGGTCAGATCCCGCTCGACCCCGCCACCGGCGAGGTAGTGGAGGGCGGCATCGACGCCCAGGCGCGCCGCGCGTTCGACAACCTCAAGGCCGTGGCCGCGGCCGCCGGCGGTTCGATGGCCGACATCGCACGCGTGGGGCTGTACCTCACCGACCTGTCGCAGTTCGCGGCAGTCAACGCGGTGATGGCCGAGTATTTCGAATCGCCCTATCCCGCGCGTTCGACCATCGAGGTGTCCGCATTGCCCAAGGGCGTGCTGTTCGAGGTCGACGCGGTGATGGTGCTGGACTGA
- a CDS encoding RelA/SpoT family protein, protein MTPGAPVLIQPVPSSEEDVPDYVRDLERAAGYLPSEQRVLLRRAWAVGAAAHAGQTRKSGEPYITHPVAVARALAEQKVDVETLVAAILHDTLEDTPLTREQIAEEFGATVADLVDGVTKLDKLHFSSRQEAAAESFRKMMLAMARDLRVILIKLGDRLHNMRTLGAQPGPARERIAHETLEVYAPIAQRLGMNLIKAELQDRGFHALHPLRHLILEKHIRGQPMLRREAMAKIEAQLAQRLTNEGLKYRLVSRVKSPWSIYNKMRAEGKTFAQVMDVFGFRIVVHSVADCYHALGVAHSVFKPLDGRFRDFIAIPKANGYQSLHTVLFGPYGSPIEVQIRTEEMDLIAERGIAAHWAYKHGMAPSGAQARAHSWIANLLESQRATGSSLEFLENVKVDLFPDEVYLFTPKGDILSLPRNSTALDFAYAVHTDVGNTAVAARVDKKLVPLRTKLVSGQSVEVVTAKSSLPKPQWLEFVVTGKARTAIRAQLKQLEHEDAVQLGHRMIDRALEDLGTSLDRLPQARLDAYLGELRYPRLEELLADIALGNRMPSQVALALAQKDSAGDGSGAEPALRRGERILITGHERGVISFANCCMPIPGDEIMGYHTAGKGIVVHRMDCPNVVEYRKSPDRWVAIGWDREVTGDYPVALVIETENKPGSLAEVAAAIAKADSNIEGVEYLERDANIAVIRFSIEVRNREHLAEVIRRTRRLGVVHGVQRL, encoded by the coding sequence ATGACTCCAGGCGCCCCCGTCCTGATCCAGCCCGTGCCCTCGTCGGAAGAGGACGTGCCCGACTACGTGCGCGATCTCGAGCGGGCGGCCGGATACCTGCCCTCGGAGCAGCGCGTGCTGCTGCGACGGGCCTGGGCCGTGGGCGCGGCCGCGCATGCCGGCCAGACCCGCAAGTCGGGCGAACCCTACATCACCCACCCGGTGGCGGTGGCGCGGGCGCTGGCCGAGCAGAAGGTCGACGTGGAAACCCTGGTCGCGGCGATCCTGCACGACACCCTCGAGGACACGCCGCTCACCCGCGAGCAGATCGCCGAGGAGTTCGGCGCGACCGTCGCCGACCTGGTCGACGGCGTGACCAAGCTCGACAAGCTGCACTTCAGCAGCCGCCAGGAAGCCGCGGCCGAGAGCTTCCGCAAGATGATGCTGGCGATGGCGCGCGACCTGCGCGTGATCCTGATCAAGCTCGGCGACCGCCTGCACAACATGCGCACGCTCGGCGCGCAGCCGGGGCCGGCGCGCGAGCGCATCGCGCACGAGACGCTCGAGGTGTACGCGCCGATCGCGCAGCGGCTGGGCATGAACCTGATCAAGGCCGAGCTGCAGGATCGCGGCTTCCACGCGCTGCATCCGCTGCGCCACCTGATCCTGGAAAAGCATATCCGCGGCCAGCCGATGCTGCGGCGCGAGGCGATGGCGAAGATCGAGGCGCAACTTGCGCAGCGCCTGACCAACGAAGGATTGAAGTACCGGCTGGTGAGCCGGGTCAAGTCGCCCTGGAGCATCTACAACAAGATGCGCGCGGAAGGTAAGACCTTCGCCCAGGTGATGGACGTGTTCGGCTTCCGCATCGTGGTGCATTCGGTGGCCGACTGCTACCACGCGCTCGGCGTGGCGCACTCGGTGTTCAAGCCGCTCGACGGGCGCTTCCGCGACTTCATCGCGATCCCCAAGGCCAACGGCTACCAGTCGCTGCACACGGTGCTGTTCGGCCCCTACGGCTCGCCGATCGAGGTGCAGATCCGGACCGAGGAGATGGACCTGATCGCCGAGCGCGGGATCGCCGCGCACTGGGCCTACAAGCACGGCATGGCGCCGAGCGGCGCCCAGGCGCGGGCGCACTCCTGGATCGCGAACCTGCTCGAGTCGCAGCGCGCCACCGGCTCGTCGCTGGAGTTCCTCGAGAACGTCAAGGTGGACCTGTTCCCGGACGAGGTCTACCTGTTCACGCCCAAGGGCGACATCCTTTCGCTGCCGCGCAACTCCACCGCGCTCGACTTCGCCTACGCCGTGCACACCGACGTCGGCAACACCGCGGTGGCCGCGCGCGTGGACAAGAAGCTGGTGCCGCTGCGCACCAAGCTCGTCAGCGGGCAGTCGGTGGAGGTGGTGACCGCGAAGTCCTCGCTGCCCAAGCCGCAGTGGCTGGAGTTCGTGGTCACCGGCAAGGCACGCACCGCGATCCGCGCCCAGCTCAAGCAGCTCGAGCACGAGGACGCGGTGCAGCTCGGCCACCGCATGATCGACCGCGCGCTGGAGGACCTGGGGACCTCGCTCGACCGCCTGCCGCAGGCGCGCCTCGACGCCTACCTCGGCGAACTGCGCTACCCGCGGCTGGAGGAGTTGCTGGCCGACATCGCGCTCGGCAACCGCATGCCCTCGCAGGTGGCGCTGGCGCTGGCGCAGAAGGATTCGGCCGGCGACGGGTCCGGCGCCGAACCGGCGCTGCGCCGCGGCGAACGGATCCTGATCACCGGGCACGAGCGCGGCGTGATCAGCTTCGCCAACTGCTGCATGCCGATCCCGGGCGACGAGATCATGGGCTACCACACGGCGGGCAAGGGCATCGTCGTGCACCGGATGGACTGCCCCAACGTGGTCGAGTACCGCAAGTCGCCCGACCGCTGGGTCGCGATCGGCTGGGACCGCGAGGTCACCGGCGACTATCCGGTGGCGCTGGTGATCGAAACCGAGAACAAGCCCGGCTCGCTGGCGGAAGTGGCCGCGGCGATCGCCAAGGCCGATTCCAACATCGAGGGCGTGGAGTATCTCGAGCGCGATGCCAACATCGCGGTGATCCGTTTCTCGATCGAGGTCCGCAACCGCGAACACCTGGCCGAGGTCATCCGCCGCACGCGCCGGCTCGGGGTGGTGCACGGCGTGCAGCGCCTGTAA
- the rpoZ gene encoding DNA-directed RNA polymerase subunit omega, with product MARITVEDCLEVVDNRFELVMMAAKRARQLANGVEPQIDNADAQDKPTVLALREIAARRIDQPYIDAVDKAERERKEREALEWAAAEVVAGDDDMKGDDL from the coding sequence ATGGCCCGCATCACCGTGGAAGATTGCCTGGAAGTGGTCGACAACCGCTTCGAGCTCGTCATGATGGCCGCCAAGCGCGCGCGCCAGCTCGCCAACGGCGTGGAGCCGCAGATCGACAACGCCGACGCCCAGGACAAGCCGACCGTCCTGGCCCTGCGCGAGATCGCCGCCCGCCGCATCGACCAGCCCTATATCGACGCCGTCGACAAGGCCGAACGCGAGCGCAAGGAACGCGAGGCGCTGGAATGGGCCGCCGCCGAAGTGGTCGCCGGCGACGACGACATGAAGGGCGACGATCTTTAA
- the gmk gene encoding guanylate kinase yields the protein MPNPGLKGTLFIVAAPSGAGKSSIVNACLARDRNICLSISFTSRAPRPGERHAEHYHFIAAEEFKAMIRAGDFFEYAQVHGDWKGTARQSVEPQLDSGRDVLLEIDWQGAQQVKRQVPDAVSVFILPPSREALEQRMRKRGQDSEEVMARRLANAREEMSHHGEFDYVIVNEVFETAVEEMCAVFVASRLRREQQVRRHARLIEGLLAEP from the coding sequence ATTCCGAATCCCGGCCTCAAAGGCACCCTGTTCATCGTCGCGGCGCCGTCGGGCGCCGGCAAGTCGAGCATCGTCAACGCCTGCCTGGCGCGCGACCGCAACATCTGCCTGTCGATCTCGTTCACTTCGCGCGCGCCGCGACCGGGCGAGCGCCATGCCGAGCATTACCACTTCATCGCCGCCGAGGAGTTCAAGGCGATGATCCGCGCCGGCGACTTCTTCGAGTACGCCCAGGTCCACGGCGACTGGAAGGGAACGGCGCGGCAGTCGGTCGAGCCGCAGCTCGACAGCGGCCGCGACGTGCTGCTGGAGATCGACTGGCAGGGCGCGCAGCAGGTCAAGCGGCAGGTGCCCGACGCGGTCAGCGTCTTCATCCTGCCGCCCTCGCGCGAGGCGCTGGAGCAGCGCATGCGCAAGCGCGGCCAGGACAGCGAGGAGGTGATGGCGCGCCGCCTGGCCAACGCCCGCGAGGAGATGTCGCACCACGGCGAGTTCGACTACGTCATCGTCAACGAGGTGTTCGAAACCGCGGTAGAAGAGATGTGCGCGGTGTTCGTCGCCAGCCGGTTGCGCCGCGAGCAGCAGGTGCGCCGCCACGCCCGGCTGATCGAGGGGCTGCTGGCCGAACCCTGA
- a CDS encoding YicC/YloC family endoribonuclease, with product MTAYASGERSTPWGTLGCELRAVNHRFLELGTRLPDELRVLEPALRERVSARVARGKVDLALRLRQVEGALSLQVDEALVARLGELAGALRGHFPDLRTGLVELLQFPGVLKSKAADPAELQGEALALLDQVLEEFLAAREREGGKLVAAILERVDGIERIAGEVRTLVPAIREGQRTKLEARLADLAQAADPGRVEQELVLSLQKLDVDEELDRLSSHVVEIRRVFRQPEPVGRRLDFLLQEFNREANTLGSKSVDARTSSAAVELKVLIDQIREQVQNIE from the coding sequence ATGACCGCCTACGCCTCGGGCGAGCGCAGCACGCCCTGGGGCACGCTGGGCTGCGAGCTGCGCGCGGTCAACCACCGTTTCCTCGAGCTCGGCACGCGCCTGCCGGACGAACTGCGGGTGCTGGAGCCGGCCTTGCGCGAGCGGGTGTCCGCGCGCGTCGCGCGCGGCAAGGTCGATCTGGCGCTGCGGCTGCGCCAGGTCGAAGGCGCGCTTTCGCTGCAGGTCGACGAGGCGCTGGTCGCGCGCCTCGGCGAACTGGCCGGGGCGCTGCGTGGACACTTCCCCGACCTGCGCACCGGCCTGGTCGAGCTGCTGCAGTTCCCGGGCGTGCTGAAATCGAAGGCGGCCGATCCGGCCGAGCTGCAGGGCGAGGCACTGGCCCTGCTCGACCAGGTGCTCGAAGAGTTCCTGGCCGCGCGGGAACGCGAGGGCGGCAAGCTGGTCGCGGCGATCCTCGAGCGCGTCGACGGCATCGAGCGCATCGCCGGCGAGGTGCGCACGCTGGTGCCGGCGATCCGCGAAGGCCAGCGTACGAAACTCGAGGCGCGCCTGGCCGATCTCGCCCAGGCCGCCGATCCCGGGCGCGTGGAACAGGAACTGGTGCTGTCGCTGCAGAAGCTCGACGTGGACGAGGAACTCGACCGCCTGTCCAGCCACGTCGTCGAGATCCGGCGCGTGTTCCGGCAACCCGAACCGGTGGGCCGCCGGCTGGATTTCCTGCTGCAGGAGTTCAATCGCGAGGCCAACACCCTGGGTAGCAAGTCGGTCGATGCGCGCACCTCCAGTGCGGCGGTCGAGCTGAAGGTGCTGATCGACCAGATCCGCGAGCAGGTGCAGAACATTGAATGA
- the rph gene encoding ribonuclease PH, whose protein sequence is MTIARPSGRAPDQLREVRIVRGFTHHAEGSVLVSFGETRVLCTASIDNKVPAFMRGKGEGWVTAEYGMLPRATHTRSDREAARGKQGGRTLEIQRLIARALRACVDRTALGERTITLDCDVLQADGGTRTAAITGAYVALVDAVRWLRARREIARDPVFGAVAAVSVGVYRGVPVLDLDYAEDSDCDTDMNVVMNDGGGFIELQGTAEGHAFRRDELDALLGLAETGIGELLEKQREALAR, encoded by the coding sequence ATGACAATCGCCCGCCCAAGCGGCCGCGCGCCCGACCAGCTGCGCGAGGTCCGCATCGTGCGCGGCTTCACCCACCATGCGGAGGGCTCGGTCCTGGTCTCGTTCGGGGAAACCCGGGTGTTGTGCACCGCCAGCATCGACAACAAGGTACCGGCGTTCATGCGCGGCAAGGGCGAAGGCTGGGTGACGGCGGAGTACGGGATGCTGCCGCGCGCCACCCACACCCGCTCCGACCGCGAGGCCGCGCGCGGCAAGCAGGGCGGCCGGACGCTGGAGATCCAGCGCCTGATCGCCCGCGCCCTGCGCGCCTGCGTCGACCGCACCGCACTGGGCGAGCGCACCATCACCCTCGACTGCGACGTCCTGCAGGCCGATGGCGGCACCCGCACCGCGGCGATCACCGGCGCCTACGTCGCCCTGGTGGACGCGGTTCGCTGGCTGCGGGCCAGGCGCGAGATCGCGCGCGACCCGGTATTCGGCGCGGTGGCCGCGGTGTCGGTCGGCGTGTATCGCGGCGTGCCTGTGCTCGACCTCGACTACGCCGAGGACAGCGACTGCGACACCGACATGAACGTGGTGATGAACGACGGCGGCGGCTTCATCGAACTGCAGGGCACGGCCGAAGGCCATGCCTTCCGACGCGACGAACTCGATGCGCTGCTGGGGCTGGCCGAAACCGGCATCGGCGAGTTGCTCGAGAAGCAGCGCGAAGCATTGGCGCGATGA
- the rdgB gene encoding RdgB/HAM1 family non-canonical purine NTP pyrophosphatase: protein MSRARPLVLASNNAGKLEEFRALLAHDGFEVRAQAEFGVEDAEETGLSFVENALLKARHACRSTGLPALADDSGLCVDALGGAPGLYSARYAGGHGDAARNIDKLLRELSDVPDADRSAQFVCALALLRHAEDPHPVIVEGSWRGSILRAPRGSGGHGYDPVFLDPVHGQTAAEMPLPLKNGLSHRGQALALLRQRLSAVSTSAGDAIHGATRSP from the coding sequence ATGAGCAGGGCGAGGCCGCTGGTGCTGGCGTCGAACAACGCCGGCAAGCTCGAGGAATTCCGCGCGCTGCTGGCGCACGACGGCTTCGAAGTCCGCGCGCAGGCGGAGTTCGGCGTGGAAGACGCCGAGGAAACCGGCCTGAGCTTCGTCGAGAACGCGCTGCTCAAGGCGCGCCACGCCTGCCGGTCCACCGGCCTGCCGGCGCTGGCGGACGACTCGGGGCTCTGCGTCGACGCCCTCGGCGGTGCGCCCGGGCTCTATTCGGCGCGCTACGCGGGCGGGCACGGCGATGCCGCACGCAACATCGACAAGCTGTTGCGCGAACTGTCCGACGTGCCCGACGCCGATCGGAGCGCGCAGTTCGTCTGCGCACTTGCGCTGCTGCGGCACGCGGAGGATCCGCATCCGGTCATCGTCGAGGGCAGCTGGCGCGGCTCGATCCTGCGCGCACCCCGCGGCAGCGGCGGGCACGGCTACGACCCCGTGTTCCTCGATCCCGTGCACGGCCAGACCGCCGCGGAGATGCCGTTGCCGCTCAAGAACGGGCTGAGCCATCGCGGCCAGGCGCTGGCGCTGCTGCGGCAAAGGCTTTCCGCGGTTTCAACGAGTGCTGGCGATGCCATCCATGGCGCCACACGATCGCCCTGA